The following proteins are co-located in the Parafrankia discariae genome:
- a CDS encoding helix-turn-helix transcriptional regulator, whose product MSSSPAAAQRLRDLARLRRVRDRIDREYAQPLDVEALARGAHMSAGHLSREFRLAYGESPYAYLMTRRIERAMALLRRGDLTVTDVCFAVGCSSLGTFSSRFTELVGMPPSAYRRHAATATAGIPSCVAKQITRPVRTKTGQESRSTHNQSHLA is encoded by the coding sequence GTGAGCAGCAGTCCCGCCGCGGCACAGCGCCTCCGCGACCTCGCCCGCCTCCGCCGCGTCCGCGACCGCATCGACCGCGAGTACGCCCAGCCACTCGACGTCGAGGCCCTCGCCCGCGGCGCCCACATGTCCGCCGGACACCTCAGCCGCGAGTTCCGCCTCGCCTACGGCGAATCGCCCTACGCCTACCTGATGACCCGGCGCATCGAACGCGCGATGGCCCTGCTACGCCGCGGCGACCTCACCGTCACCGACGTCTGCTTCGCCGTCGGCTGCTCCTCCCTGGGCACCTTCAGCAGCCGCTTCACCGAACTCGTCGGCATGCCCCCCAGCGCCTACCGCCGCCACGCCGCCACGGCCACCGCCGGCATACCCTCCTGCGTCGCGAAACAGATCACCAGACCGGTCAGGACCAAGACCGGTCAGGAATCGAGAAGCACACACAACCAGTCACACCTAGCGTGA
- a CDS encoding VOC family protein — protein MDLTIHTSFLPHDDPDASLAFYRDSLGFEVRNDVGYNGLRWITVGPPEQPDTCIVLEPPAAYPGITDDEHRTITEMMAKGSYGHLILATADLDTTFTKVAASGAEVVQEPTEQPYGVRDCAFRDPAGNLVRINERR, from the coding sequence ATGGACCTCACCATCCACACCAGCTTCCTCCCGCACGACGACCCCGACGCCTCCCTGGCCTTCTACCGCGACAGCCTCGGCTTCGAAGTTCGCAACGACGTCGGCTACAACGGCCTGCGCTGGATCACCGTCGGACCACCCGAGCAGCCCGACACCTGCATCGTCCTCGAACCACCCGCCGCCTACCCCGGCATCACCGACGACGAGCACCGCACCATCACCGAGATGATGGCCAAAGGCAGCTACGGCCACCTCATCCTCGCCACCGCCGACCTCGACACCACCTTCACCAAGGTGGCCGCCAGCGGCGCCGAAGTCGTCCAGGAACCCACCGAACAGCCCTACGGCGTCCGCGACTGCGCCTTCCGTGACCCCGCCGGCAACCTCGTCCGCATCAACGAACGCCGCTGA
- a CDS encoding ATP-binding cassette domain-containing protein — protein MSHATRTDPQTPAPHPADSHDLIRVHGARVNNLKDLSVELPKRRLTVFTGVSGSGKSSLVFGTIAAESQRLINETYSAFVQGFMPTLTRPEVDVLDGLTTAIIVDQQRLGTDPRSTVGTATDANAMLRILFSRLGHPHIGPPGAYSFNIPTVRASGAITIERGTGKTERKTFTRTGGMCPHCEGRGTVSGFDLTALYDDSKSLNEGALTIPGYSVDGWYGRIFAGSGFLDPDKPIHRYTGTELHDLLHKEPTKIKVDHVNLTYEGLIPKIQKSILSKDREAMQPHIRAFVDRAVTFTTCPDCDGTRLSEAARSSHIAGISIADACAMQINDLASWIHHLDEPSVTPLLTALQHTLDSFVEIGLGYLSLDRPSGTLSGGEAQRVKMIRHLGSSLTDTTYVFDEPTIGLHPHDIARMNNLLLRLRDKGNTVLVVEHKPETIAVADHIVDLGPGAGTAGGTVCYEGTLDGLRASGTRTGRHLDDRATLKPAVRTPTGQLPIRGANTHNLHDVDVDIPLGVLVVVTGVAGSGKSSLIHGSIPAGADVISIDQTAIRGSRRSNPATYTGLLDPIRKAFAKANNVKPALFSANSEGACPTCNGAGVVYTDLAMMAGVASTCEECDGKRFEASVLNHHLGGRDISEVLAMSVADAQEFFGTGEARTPAAHTILNRLTDVGLGYLTIGQPLTTLSGGERQRLRLATHMADRGGTYILDEPTTGLHLADVEQLLGLLDRLVDSGKSVIVIEHHQAVMAHADWIIDLGPGAGHDGGRIVFEGTPADLVTARNTLTGEHLAAYIGN, from the coding sequence ATGAGCCACGCCACCAGAACAGACCCACAGACACCCGCGCCGCACCCCGCCGACAGCCACGACCTCATCCGCGTCCACGGCGCCCGCGTCAACAACCTCAAAGACCTCAGCGTCGAACTCCCCAAACGCCGACTCACCGTCTTCACCGGCGTCTCCGGCTCAGGTAAAAGCTCCCTGGTGTTCGGCACCATCGCCGCGGAATCCCAGCGGCTGATCAACGAAACCTACAGCGCCTTCGTCCAGGGCTTCATGCCCACCCTCACCCGACCCGAAGTCGACGTCCTCGACGGACTCACCACCGCCATCATCGTCGACCAGCAACGCCTCGGCACCGACCCCCGCTCCACCGTCGGCACCGCCACCGACGCCAACGCCATGCTCCGCATCCTGTTCAGCCGCCTCGGCCACCCCCACATCGGCCCACCCGGCGCCTACTCCTTCAACATCCCCACCGTCCGCGCCAGCGGCGCGATCACCATCGAACGCGGAACCGGCAAAACCGAACGAAAAACCTTCACCCGCACCGGCGGCATGTGCCCCCACTGCGAAGGCCGCGGCACCGTCTCCGGCTTCGACCTCACCGCCCTCTACGACGACAGCAAATCCCTCAACGAAGGCGCCCTCACCATCCCCGGCTACAGCGTCGACGGCTGGTACGGCCGCATCTTCGCCGGCTCCGGCTTCCTCGACCCCGACAAACCCATCCACCGATACACCGGGACAGAACTCCACGACCTGCTCCACAAAGAACCAACCAAAATCAAGGTCGACCACGTCAACCTCACCTACGAAGGCCTCATCCCGAAAATCCAGAAATCAATCCTGTCCAAAGATCGCGAAGCGATGCAGCCCCACATCCGCGCCTTCGTCGACCGGGCCGTCACCTTCACCACCTGCCCCGACTGCGACGGCACCCGACTCAGCGAAGCCGCCCGCTCCTCCCACATCGCCGGCATCAGCATCGCCGACGCCTGCGCCATGCAGATCAACGACCTCGCCAGCTGGATTCACCACCTCGACGAGCCCTCCGTCACACCCCTGCTCACCGCCCTGCAGCACACCCTCGACTCCTTCGTCGAGATCGGCCTGGGCTACCTCTCCCTCGACCGGCCCTCCGGCACCCTCTCCGGCGGCGAGGCCCAACGCGTCAAAATGATCCGCCACCTCGGCTCCTCCCTCACCGACACCACCTACGTCTTCGACGAACCCACCATCGGCCTGCACCCCCACGACATCGCGCGCATGAACAACCTGCTCCTGCGACTACGCGACAAAGGCAACACCGTGCTCGTCGTCGAACACAAACCCGAGACCATCGCCGTCGCCGACCACATCGTCGACCTCGGACCCGGCGCCGGCACCGCCGGCGGCACCGTCTGCTACGAAGGCACCCTCGACGGCCTACGCGCCAGCGGTACCCGCACCGGCCGCCACCTCGACGACCGCGCCACCCTCAAACCAGCCGTCCGCACCCCCACCGGCCAGCTCCCGATCCGCGGCGCGAACACCCACAACCTGCACGACGTCGACGTCGACATCCCCCTCGGGGTCCTCGTCGTCGTCACCGGCGTCGCCGGCTCCGGGAAAAGCTCCCTCATCCACGGATCAATCCCCGCCGGCGCGGACGTCATCTCCATCGACCAGACCGCTATCCGCGGCTCACGGCGCAGCAACCCCGCCACCTACACCGGGCTGCTCGACCCGATCCGCAAAGCGTTCGCGAAAGCCAACAACGTCAAACCGGCACTGTTCAGCGCCAACTCCGAAGGCGCCTGCCCCACCTGCAACGGCGCCGGAGTCGTGTACACCGACCTGGCGATGATGGCCGGCGTGGCCAGCACCTGCGAGGAATGCGACGGGAAACGGTTCGAAGCCTCCGTGCTCAACCACCACCTCGGCGGCCGCGACATCAGCGAGGTACTCGCCATGTCCGTCGCCGACGCCCAGGAGTTCTTCGGCACCGGGGAGGCACGCACACCCGCCGCACACACCATCCTCAACCGGCTCACCGACGTCGGACTCGGCTACCTGACCATCGGCCAGCCCCTCACCACCCTCTCCGGCGGTGAACGGCAACGACTCAGACTCGCCACCCACATGGCCGACCGGGGCGGCACCTACATCCTCGACGAACCCACCACCGGCCTGCACCTCGCCGACGTCGAACAACTCCTCGGCCTGCTCGACCGGCTCGTCGACTCCGGCAAGTCCGTCATCGTCATCGAACACCACCAGGCCGTCATGGCACACGCCGACTGGATCATCGACCTCGGCCCCGGTGCCGGCCACGACGGCGGCCGGATCGTCTTCGAAGGCACCCCCGCCGACCTCGTCACCGCCCGCAACACCCTCACCGGCGAACACCTCGCCGCCTACATCGGCAACTGA
- a CDS encoding APC family permease, giving the protein MSGRTGGEQQAVLARTIGTGDAVVIGLGAMLGAGVFAAFAPAARAAGAALLLALAAAAVVAYCNAICSARLAARYPQAGGTYVYGRRRLGDFWGYLAGASFIAGKTASCAAMALTVGAYTWPGHERPVAAGAAVTLTAINCSGVRRAAWLTRLIVAVVLAVLAVVVAVCVTSGAAEPARLSPAGSAGPAWSGLPQAAGLLFFAFAGYARVATLGEEVRDPRRTIRRAIPVALGVTLVVYAAVAVALLLVLPVGVLGASSAPLADAVRAAGVPDLAPVVRVGAALGALGSLLALILGVSRTTLAMARDGHLPTPLAAVHPRFGVPHRAEIVVGAAVTVLVLCADLRGAIGFSSFGVLLYYAVANAAAWTLSPTEGRPARAVPVVGFAGCLLLAFSLPGASVAGGCAVLAVAAVVYAVRRRTARSAGPGRRVNTVDHTVGSTRIRGRDGIGRG; this is encoded by the coding sequence ATGTCAGGGCGAACCGGCGGTGAACAGCAGGCGGTGCTGGCCCGCACGATCGGCACCGGGGACGCCGTCGTCATCGGCCTGGGCGCGATGCTCGGAGCCGGCGTGTTCGCCGCGTTCGCTCCGGCGGCCCGGGCCGCCGGAGCGGCGCTCCTGCTCGCCCTGGCCGCGGCGGCGGTCGTGGCCTACTGCAACGCCATCTGCTCGGCCCGACTGGCCGCGCGGTACCCGCAGGCCGGCGGCACCTACGTCTACGGGCGGCGGCGCCTCGGCGACTTCTGGGGCTACCTCGCGGGCGCCTCGTTCATCGCCGGCAAGACCGCGTCGTGCGCCGCGATGGCCCTCACCGTCGGCGCCTACACCTGGCCGGGACACGAACGTCCGGTGGCGGCGGGCGCGGCGGTCACCCTCACCGCGATCAACTGTTCCGGGGTGCGGCGCGCGGCCTGGCTGACCCGCCTGATCGTCGCCGTGGTCCTCGCCGTGCTCGCCGTGGTCGTGGCCGTCTGCGTGACCAGCGGCGCCGCGGAACCGGCCCGGCTCTCCCCCGCCGGATCCGCCGGGCCGGCGTGGTCCGGCCTGCCGCAGGCCGCCGGGCTGTTGTTCTTCGCCTTCGCCGGATACGCGCGGGTCGCGACCCTCGGCGAGGAGGTCCGGGACCCGCGGCGCACCATCCGCCGGGCGATCCCGGTCGCGCTGGGAGTCACGCTGGTCGTCTACGCCGCGGTCGCCGTCGCGCTGCTGCTGGTGCTGCCCGTGGGTGTGCTCGGGGCGTCGTCCGCGCCGCTCGCCGACGCCGTGCGCGCCGCGGGTGTGCCGGATCTGGCCCCGGTGGTGCGGGTCGGGGCCGCGCTCGGCGCGCTCGGGTCGCTGCTGGCGCTGATCCTCGGTGTCTCGCGCACCACCCTGGCGATGGCCCGTGACGGCCATCTCCCGACGCCGCTGGCCGCGGTCCATCCACGGTTCGGGGTTCCGCACCGCGCGGAGATCGTGGTCGGAGCCGCCGTGACGGTGCTCGTGCTCTGCGCGGACCTGCGCGGCGCGATCGGGTTCTCCTCCTTCGGGGTGCTGCTGTACTACGCGGTCGCCAACGCCGCGGCGTGGACCCTCTCCCCCACCGAAGGCCGCCCGGCGCGGGCCGTCCCGGTGGTCGGGTTCGCCGGTTGCCTGCTGCTGGCGTTCAGCCTGCCCGGGGCGTCGGTGGCCGGTGGGTGCGCCGTGCTGGCCGTGGCGGCCGTGGTCTATGCCGTGCGGCGTCGAACTGCCAGGTCCGCCGGCCCCGGCCGGCGCGTCAACACCGTTGACCACACTGTGGGTTCTACTAGGATCAGGGGTCGTGACGGCATCGGACGAGGATGA
- a CDS encoding TetR/AcrR family transcriptional regulator produces the protein MTASDEDENAPRAGAPAPPQRTPRGTLSREVLLDAAMEIVRIGGADAFSMRALGARLEVDPTAVYRHFHTKNELLDVLADLLIAGDEPLPATGDARADLRASLHQLRRSLLRHPTMAGVILRRPPGGRAYWERANHALGLLRGMGLSPEQATSTYQTLLFYSLGHVLSEARALAAAVARDKRPGTPTATFNPPAHQLPDLAAAVPFLRADTAAQFDDGLDLIMGSLPG, from the coding sequence GTGACGGCATCGGACGAGGATGAGAACGCGCCCCGGGCGGGCGCGCCGGCTCCCCCACAACGCACGCCTCGGGGCACCCTGTCGCGGGAGGTTCTGCTCGACGCGGCGATGGAGATCGTGCGGATCGGGGGCGCCGACGCGTTCAGCATGCGTGCCCTCGGTGCCCGCCTCGAGGTCGACCCGACCGCGGTCTACCGCCATTTCCACACCAAGAACGAACTGCTGGACGTTCTCGCCGACCTTCTGATCGCCGGCGACGAACCGCTGCCGGCGACCGGGGACGCGCGGGCCGACCTGCGGGCGAGCCTGCACCAGCTGCGGCGCTCGCTGCTGCGCCATCCGACGATGGCGGGGGTGATCCTGCGCCGCCCGCCGGGTGGGCGGGCGTACTGGGAGCGGGCCAACCACGCGTTGGGCCTGCTGCGCGGGATGGGGCTGAGCCCCGAGCAGGCGACGTCGACCTACCAGACGCTGTTGTTCTACAGCCTGGGCCACGTGCTGTCCGAGGCGCGCGCGCTGGCCGCCGCGGTCGCGCGCGACAAGCGTCCCGGCACGCCGACGGCGACGTTCAACCCGCCGGCGCACCAGCTGCCCGATCTGGCGGCGGCGGTGCCGTTCCTGCGGGCCGACACGGCCGCGCAGTTCGACGACGGCCTTGATCTGATCATGGGGTCGCTGCCGGGGTGA